Proteins encoded in a region of the Sugiyamaella lignohabitans strain CBS 10342 chromosome B, complete sequence genome:
- the ALK2 gene encoding protein kinase ALK2, whose protein sequence is MDTAVETKQRKKLFGHNRSGSLFQSFSSTTSKTYGKKKANPTLAKAQAGFQQWSQIRAADASNANIINNSQASGPGPVLASGDDLEDDDADIQNDSRKEVHATTAPIGLGIDSLIPLEIDTSNKENISWEAETTEVLRKIRPTSKSSLRGINVNGVNPGGAGSVTGSATTSATASINGEIAEDSPKQNRLSRLVRTISGLSTTSTSSKDTIDGTKLNRNSTATVSRVSHRSSLSTIHRFSIGSTSSSTDATPVKPQSNRYSALLDVGNLRRSSVANNLSQILNNSDLDTDEEDEEDDMDEGTGKRAIPGIVVPFENDLEGSKKNRESWNDNYSKQRTRPSSEYRDVSHDVGLLNIPSNYPPMASSNRMSYMSLRKPAPPALTISSTSPQSSTVTSPALSHYSNVSIPSISSGSGHSPLLSYKKETGSIKHKRVTKDSISGPTSLVNHQEFFAPRPSFESDFDSYSNGRSASQPANTISGGPSSISTSVSSTGTSNSSASRTSRYGSSFLTSITPHSSLLSLRSTKAKERSGTSTSDFVPNKSPTSAASISSSINLPASSSNTTAKSSTKSKHAHKLSLVNGFTKKPSIQDMKRYISFSPSSSSLFRNASNSPTNGSATMTKSPSILGDSFDKTMISLPIPVDGSREKLRNKLRASTSLLSLARSDTSGSLTVGIPIAEYEQSQLQTLLSLCSCAEIEDFSDYIDHGYDNLEKLAEASFSEVFIQRSSNSSRILKIIPFGNEELDQLPVQDIIQELTIARMLMPLDGYVDVLDSTIVRGTYPQRLLELWDDYDQQKRSENYRPDFFKHDQMYCIVVMANAGTDLEHFDLSSWQDAESIFWQVVQSLALAEEKFEFEHRDLHWGNVVIEEVSKGVSQTTDLLNNLSLEDEQRNTSKRTNPKDKYGFRYDEDEADGEIDDDLYEEKELKVTLIDYTLSRAMTDDGTVVFTRLDHPDFFRGKGDYQFDIYRFMRTFIGGASASYLSPNPANHATQLASTSPGLGHPSPDLAKLNQQTNWSLFCPRTNILWLHYLVDKLLNAKSLPRVSTTRSGRLSFGGGSNGSLRDAYLKGNNVSHNDEARACAALEIIHKTLDPRKKRFGGKKHNSPMSFQDFSSARDVLRWGVRNKYVS, encoded by the coding sequence ATGGACACAGCTGTGGAGACCAAACAGCGAAAGAAGCTGTTTGGCCATAACCGAAGTGGATCATTGTTCCAGTCTTTTTCGAGTACCACCTCTAAGACGTAcggaaagaagaaagccaACCCAACACTGGCCAAGGCCCAAGCTGGGTTTCAGCAGTGGAGCCAGATTCGAGCTGCTGACGCCAGTAATGCAAATATCATAAATAATAGCCAGGCTAGTGGACCAGGACCAGTTCTTGCTAGTGGAGATGATttagaagatgacgacgcGGATATTCAGAATGACTCTCGTAAGGAGGTTCATGCGACAACCGCGCCAATCGGACTCGGTATCGACTCGTTGATCCCACTAGAGATAGATACTAGTAATAAGGAGAATATTTCGTGGGAAGCAGAGACCACCGAGGTGTTGCGCAAGATTCGACCCACGTCCAAGTCGTCTTTAAGAGGTATAAACGTTAACGGCGTGAATCCTGGCGGAGCTGGCAGTGTTACAGGTAGTGCTACTACCAGTGCGACTGCGAGTATCAATGGAGAGATTGCTGAAGACTCTCCTAAACAGAACCGACTTTCGCGATTAGTACGTACTATTTCGGGCCTGTCAACCACGTCTACTTCGTCGAAAGATACCATTGATGGAACGAAATTGAACAGAAACAGCACTGCCACCGTCAGTCGAGTGTCGCATCGGTCGTCTTTGTCGACAATCCACCGATTCTCAATCGGTTCGACGAGCTCATCTACAGATGCGACTCCTGTCAAGCCTCAATCCAACAGATACTCTGCGCTGTTGGATGTAGGTAATCTGAGAAGAAGCTCTGTCGCAAATAACCTATCACAGATCCTTAACAACAGCGATCTTGATactgacgaagaagatgaagaggatgataTGGACGAGGGAACAGGAAAACGCGCTATCCCGGGTATTGTAGTTCCATTTGAAAATGATCTTGAGGGTTCTAAAAAGAACCGCGAAAGTTGGAATGACAACTACAGTAAACAAAGGACCCGTCCCAGTTCCGAGTACCGCGATGTTTCCCACGACGTGGGACTTCTCAATATCCCTAGTAACTACCCACCAATGGCATCGTCCAACCGCATGTCATACATGTCACTTCGCAAAcctgcaccaccagctctcACGATTTCGTCGACATCGCCACAATCATCGACAGTCACTTCGCCAGCACTGTCGCACTACTCGAACGTGTCGATTCCATCTATTTCAAGTGGCAGTGGCCATTCGCCTCTTTTATCTTACAAAAAAGAGACTGGCTCTATCAAGCATAAACGAGTGACAAAAGACAGCATTTCTGGCCCTACTTCGCTGGTTAACCACCAGGAATTCTTTGCCCCTCGACCAAGTTTTGAAAGCGATTTTGACTCTTATAGCAATGGCCGCAGTGCTTCGCAACCAGCAAACACAATTTCAGGAGGTCCTAGTAGCATCTCGACATCAGTCTCAAGTACAGGAACCAGTAATTCGTCGGCATCACGAACATCCCGTTACGGTTCTTCGTTCCTGACTTCGATCACCCCTCACTCATCGCTATTATCATTGAGGTCTACGAAGGCGAAAGAGCGATCTGGTACGTCCACTAGTGACTTTGTTCCAAATAAGTCGCctacatcagcagcatctaTCTCGAGTTCGATCAACCTcccagcatcatcatcaaataCAACCGCAAAATCATCAACTAAATCGAAACATGCTCATAAACTGTCACTTGTTAATGGATTCACAAAGAAACCATCTATTCAGGACATGAAACGCTATATTAGTTTCTCCCCCAGTTCATCTTCTTTATTCCGCAACGCATCTAATTCGCCCACTAATGGTTCCGCCACCATGACAAAATCACCATCTATCCTCGGAGACTCGTTTGATAAGACGATGATTTCTCTGCCAATTCCTGTCGACGGATCAAGAGAAAAGCTCCGCAACAAACTTCGCGCTAGTACCTCACTTCTCTCACTCGCTCGGTCCGACACCTCTGGCTCCTTGACTGTAGGTATCCCCATTGCAGAATATGAGCAATCGCAACTTCAAACTCTGCTGTCTTTGTGTAGTTGTGCTGAGATTGAAGACTTTTCCGATTATATTGATCATGGTTACGACAATCTCGAAAAGCTGGCCGAGGCTTCTTTCAGTGAAGTTTTTATCCAAAGATCCAGTAACTCATCTCGTATCCTTAAAATTATTCCCTTTGGAAACGAAGAGCTAGATCAACTACCAGTTCAGGATATTATTCAGGAGCTGACAATTGCACGAATGCTCATGCCATTGGACGGCTATGTTGATGTTCTTGACTCCACTATTGTACGAGGTACATACCCACAGCGACTATTGGAGTTATGGGATGACTACGACCAGCAGAAGCGATCTGAGAACTATCGACCAGACTTTTTCAAGCATGACCAAATGTACTGTATTGTAGTCATGGCCAATGCAGGCACTGATTTGGAGCATTTCGATCTCAGTTCATGGCAGGATGCCGAGTCGATTTTCTGGCAAGTGGTGCAAAGTCTAGCTCTTGCTGAAGAAAAGTTCGAGTTTGAACACCGAGACCTTCACTGGGGCAATGTCGTTATTGAAGAAGTCTCCAAGGGAGTCTCGCAAACAACCGACCTCCTAAATAATCTCAGTTTGGAAGATGAGCAAAGAAACACCAGCAAGCGCACTAATCCCAAAGATAAATACGGGTTTAGAtatgacgaagatgaagctgatggTGAAATCGACGATGATTTATAtgaagagaaagagctcAAGGTGACGTTGATTGACTATACTCTTTCAAGAGCCATGACAGACGACGGCACGGTGGTGTTCACCCGTTTGGACCACCCCGACTTTTTCCGTGGTAAAGGTGATTACCAATTTGACATCTATCGATTCATGAGAACATTTATTGGCGGTGCTTCTGCCAGTTATCTATCTCCCAACCCGGCAAACCATGCTACACAATTGGCATCGACATCTCCTGGCCTTGGACACCCATCGCCTGATCTAGCAAAGCTCAACCAGCAGACCAACTGGTCTCTGTTCTGTCCACGAACAAACATCCTGTGGCTTCACTATCTCGTTGACAAACTGCTAAACGCAAAGTCATTACCTCGCGTATCTACCACCAGAAGCGGCCGACTCAGTTTTGGTGGAGGATCTAATGGATCGCTCCGCGACGCTTATCTCAAAGGCAACAACGTGTCTCACAACGACGAAGCTCGTGCATGTGCTGCTCTCGAAATTATCCACAAAACACTTGACCCACGCAAGAAACGCTTCGGCGGCAAGAAACACAACTCACCCATGTCGTTCCAAGACTTCTCGAGCGCCAGAGACGTTCTTCGCTGGGGAGTTCGCAACAAATACGTCTCTTAA